A single window of Periophthalmus magnuspinnatus isolate fPerMag1 chromosome 22, fPerMag1.2.pri, whole genome shotgun sequence DNA harbors:
- the tpp1 gene encoding tripeptidyl-peptidase 1 encodes MNQLLSPGLCWLWVSLVCGGFLEYDQNVLVPHDWRDVGRISPEEELRLTFALKQQNVADLEDILMKVSDPDSPLYGKHMSLEEVSRLVRPSTVTQKEVGSWLQSHGIRDCYTVHTKDFLQCSMSAEQAERLLPGSRFHRYISENQSVLRSSAPYSVPDEVHSHLDFVGGVHRFPPKVQDITHSSSQSKRFEAGLHLGVTPSILRQRYNLSSSDVGGAHNNSQAVAQFLEQYYHPADLSEFMSLFGGSFQHHSVVEQVVGTQGGGKAGLEASLDVEYIMSTGANISTWVFSNAGRHESQEPFLQWMLLLSNMSALPWVHTISYGDDEDSLSTAYMTRINTEFMKAGVRGISLLFASGDSGAGCRHMGKENAFRPSFPASSPYVSTVGGTSFKNPFKLSEEVTDYISGGGFSNVFKMPDYQASAVETYLRTAASALPPQSYYSPTGRAYPDISALSDNYWVVTNRIPIPWVSGTSASTPVVGGMLSLINDQRLLKDLPVLGFLNPRLYKLQGLGLFDVTDGCHLSCLDEKVQGKGFCAAPSWDPVTGWGTPNYPELLTLLLN; translated from the exons ATGAATCAACT GCTCAGTCCGGGTCTCTGCTGGTTGTGGGTCTCCTTGGTCTGCGGAGGTTTCCTGGAGTATGACCAGAATGTTTT GGTGCCACATGACTGGAGGGATGTGGGTCGGATCAGCCCTGAAGAGGAACTCAGACTGACCTTTGCCCTCAAGCAGCAGAATGTTGCAGATCTAGAGGACATTCTCATGAAGGTTTCGGACCCGGACTCCCCTCTCTATG GCAAACACATGAGTTTGGAGGAGGTGTCCAGACTGGTGCGTCCATCCACAGTCACACAGAAAGAGGTTGGGAGCTGGCTCCAGAGTCATGGGATAAGAGACTGTTACACTGTCCACACAAAGGACTTTCTACAGTGCTCCATGAGCGCAGA GCAGGCGGAGAGGCTGCTTCCAGGGAGCAGGTTCCACCGATACATCAGTGAAAACCAGTCTGTGCTGAGGTCTTCCGCTCCATACTCTGTTCCTGACGAGGTTCATTCACATCTGGACTTTG TTGGAGGAGTGCACCGATTCCCTCCCAAAGTGCAGGACATCACCCATAGTTCATCCCAGTCTAAGCGCTTTGAGGCTGGGCTGCACCTGGGAGTGACCCCTTCCATCCTCCGGCAGCGCTACAACCTGTCCAGCTCAGATGTGGGTGGGGCTCACAACAACAGCCAGGCAGTGGCACAG TTTCTGGAGCAGTACTACCACCCTGCTGACCTGTCAGAGTTCATGAGCCTGTTTGGGGGGAGCTTCCAGCATCACTCAGTGGTGGAGCAAGTGGTGGGCACTCAGGGAGGGGGGAAGGCCGGGCTGGAGGCCAGTCTGGATGTGGAGTACATCATGAGCACAGGAGCCAACATCTCCACCTGGGTTTTCAGCAATGCAG GGCGTCATGAATCTCAGGAACCCTTCCTGCAGTGGATGCTTCTGCTCAGTAACATGTCTGCTTTGCCTTGGGTCCACACCATCAGTTATGGAGATGATGAGGACAGTCTGTCCACTGCGTACATGACCCGCATCAACACAGAGTTTATGAAGGCAGGAGTCCGCGGTATCTCGCTGCTCTTCGCTTCTG GTGACAGTGGAGCTGGCTGTCGACACATGGGAAAAGAAAATGCATTCAGACCCAGTTTTCCTGCATCAAG CCCCTACGTAAGCACAGTTGGGGGAACATCGTTCAAGAACCCATTTAAATTGTCAGAAGAGGTTACAGATTACATTAGTGGTGGAGGTTTTAGTAATGTTTTCAAGATGCCCGATTATCAG GCCAGTGCAGTTGAAACATATCTAAGAACAGCAGCCTCAGCACTCCCTCCTCAATCTTACTATAGCCCCACTGGAAGGGCATATCCCGACATATCTGCTCTGTCTGATAACTATTGGGTGGTGACCAACAGGATTCCAATACCCTGGGTTTCTGGGACTTCG GCCTCTACCCCTGTCGTAGGAGGCATGCTGTCTCTCATTAATGATCAGAGACTTCTAAAAGATCTTCCAGTTTTGGGTTTTCTTAACCCTCGTCTCTACAAGCTCCAAGGATTGGGCCTCTTTGAT GTAACTGACGGCTGTCACCTGAGTTGCCTGGATGAGAAAGTCCAGGGGAAGGGCTTCTGTGCTGCTCCATCCTGGGACCCTGTAACTGGCTGGGGGACGCCCAACTACCCTGAACTACTGACTCTTCTCTTGAACTGA
- the mis18bp1 gene encoding mis18-binding protein 1 — protein MASCHQLQHHLRAPYESPAKIFAKLKSKVQRATVNDYSEDECQPTEFQRLLYTPKRRTESHGTDQPWDFNQLQKLGNGEVTAVTLSPISSPQKSHHHYRSDCDVMHCADTEHAFNPVCLPRRRPFMESTAVCNTTAPHTRMNGFHTTKTADHFDLCGPEELENAAPPHFISPHSVFSPMRKRLRKRKSDCQLINNSNSMISDMDYARYPEKERKISSPYITSTRNVETSAAPGHNGCAVETLSHNLLTPAKMFAYLKERETQRNQCDVRQVTSSPRPEADQDIQSEMRVGLDSAAPSISRLQSPDSGSSDDDFPHGPVSDVPPQPVMLEDPLVLNSPRFSIPKTQTVYRCAKWPHCTTFPSENVIHLRKWFIRGSHKGLFVDGIHRENNIPWNSNIILERVSRSVLKTISGRVYILVGKMDLDAPSQFPKCFLKSFVNGFPSNWKELHEKYLSESERNLKKGTEPQNDKRSQKSKTPRNQSLKQQPQTSPTCLFSSASSTKVSRSGRVIKPPLNYWMGGRVILDAHMNVTIHDCYDTTVIQPEVKTSGSTKSFHSTKPDKQTALEKVPLNNVCEQHEFITKQKLQRKVKAPQRKPLQNKGSVLKKPPSPENTNANSRVTRSRQNCLTAEKTSEKPESQGSENSNKKVMKAKTAKFDQRSASSQHLPPGDRSTSSKSLNNKEKIFNKTRDKSMDSKSQRSLRSRSTRSSHSSNSSLEIEMSTHKPQTKSVLKTQRKRRIKTPSPKNTQVSTEMATQKTAQPNRTHKKSTHIKAVTEQDEDKWTKEELRKLHEAVSCHPKHIAGYWTKVAMIVGTRSAEECYKQHTSIRAAKTPFKRERKTKKESLKEKANPVISARVGTLRRKRQVRDYLEAMPKEDMDDVFSSAYMQSKRFEMSSMCTSDHDFSLSDPEPLTPRPTGFPEAKTPQCLHITPGMMGSSSRNYDDKYVFQLQKRMKNHYQFNVEKHAKKGKANFTPTASVKKTMRRCGNTENDTFVVWEMFPDKETQADSDEEEDFYFSEN, from the exons atggcGTCGTGTCACCAGCTTCAACATCATTTGAGAGCTCCTTATGAATCTCCTGCAAAGATCTTCGCTAAACTGAAATCGAAAGTACAGAGAGCAACCGTGAATGACTACTCCGAAGATGAATGCCAACCTACAGAGTTTCAAAGACTACTGTACACGCCAAAGAGAAGGACCGAGAGCCACGGCACGGACCAGCCTTGGGATTTCAACCAGCTCCAGAAGTTGGGGAACGGCGAGGTAACTGCGGTGACTCTTTCACCCATATCAAGTCCTCAAAAAAGCCACCACCATTATAGATCTGATTGTGATGTGATGCATTGTGCGGACACGGAACATGCTTTTAACCCCGTGTGCCTGCCAAGACGAAGACCATTCATGGAGTCCACCGCTGTATGCAACACCACGGCTCCACACACTCGCATGAATGGCTTTCACACGACAAAGACAGCTGATCACTTTGATCTTTGTGGACCTGAAGAGTTGGAGAACGCTGCCCCGCCTCACTTCATTTCTCCTCACTCTGTGTTTTCCCCGATGAGAAAGAGGCTGAGGAAAAGAAAATCGGACTGTCAACTTATCAATAATTCTAACAGCATGATATCGGATATGGACTATGCTCGTTATCcggaaaaagaaaggaaaatcaGCTCACCGTACATCACAAGTACAAGGAATGTGGAGACATCAGCAGCACCTGGTCACAATG GATGTGCTGTTGAGACACTTTCTCATAATCTATTGACTCCTGCCAAGATGTTTGCTTACCTAAAAGAACGGGAGACCCAGAGAAACCAGTGTGATGTTAGACAAGTCACATCAAGCCCCAGACCAGAGGCTGACCAGG ATATCCAAAGTGAAATGAGAGTGGGACTAGACTCTGCAGCTCCTAGCATCAGCAGACTGCAGAGTCCTGATTCTGGATCTTCTGATGATGATTTCCCTCATGGACCAGTGTCTGATGTGCCTCCACAGCCTGTCATGCTTGAAGATCCACTTGTGCTAAACTCACCACGATTTTCCATTcctaaaacacaaactgtgtACAGGTGTGCCAAGTGGCCTCACTGCACCACTTTCCCCAGT GAGAATGTAATTCACCTAAGAAAGTGGTTCATTCGGGGAAGTCATAAAGGTCTTTTTGTAGATGGTATTCACAG ggAAAATAACATCCCGTGGAACAGTAACATAATCTTGGAGAGAgtatccaggtctgttttaaaaaCGATCTCTGGTAGGGTCTATATTTTAGTTGGCAAGATGGACTTGGATGCTCCTTCAC AAtttccaaagtgttttttgAAAAGTTTTGTCAATGGCTTCCCCTCAAACTGGAAGGAACTTCATGAAAAATATTTGTCAGAGTCTGAGAG AAACTTGAAAAAAGGGACTGAGCcacaaaatgataaaagaaGCCAAAAATCAAAGACACCCAGGAACCAGTCACTGAAACAGCAGCCACAGACAT CTCCCACCTGTcttttctcctctgcatccaGCACCAAAGTGTCCCGCAGCGGCCGTGTCATCAAGCCACCTCTCAATTACTGGATGGGAGGACGAGTTATTCTGGATGCGCACATGAACGTCACTATTCATGACTGCTATGACACTACTGTCATTCAGCCT gagGTCAAAACCTCAGGCTCCACCAAGTCATTCCACTCTACAAAGCCTGATAAACAAACAGCCCTGGAGAAGGTTCCTTTGAACAATG tgtgtGAGCAGCATGAGTTCATCACCAAACAAAAGCTCCAGAGAAAGGTCAAGGCCCCACAGCGCAAACCTCTTCAAAACAAAGGCTCTGTCCTCAAGAAGCCTCCAAGTCCTGAAAACACCAATGCGAACAGCCGTGTTACCAGATCCCGCCAAAACTGCCTGACTGCGGAGAAGACCAGTGAGAAACCAGAATCACAAggatctgaaaactcaaacaaGAAGGTCATGAAAGCTAAGACCGCCAAATTCGACCAACGCTCTGCTTCCAGTCAACATTTGCCCCCAGGTGACCGCAGCACATCATCAAAATCACTAAACAATAAAGAGAAGATTTTTAATAAGACAAGGGACAAAAGCATGGACAGCAAGAGCCAGAGGAGTCTCCGCAGCAGGTCCACTCGCTCCAGCCATTCCTCCAACTCATCACTGGAAATAGAAATGAGCACACACAAACCGCAAACAAAATCAGTGCTAAAAACTCAGAGAAAACGGAGAATCAAAACACCTTcaccaaaaaacacacaagtcaGCACAGAAATGGCTACACAAAAAACTGCACAGCCCAACAGGACACATAAAAAAAGCACTCATATTAAAGCGGTAACAGAACAGGATGAAGACAAGTGGACCAAGGAGGAACTGAGGAAGCTACATGA AGCAGTGTCATGTCACCCAAAGCACATTGCTGGTTACTGGACAAAGGTGGCAATGATTGTTGGAACACGTTCTGCTGAGGAATGCTATAAACAACACACATCCATCAGAGCTGCCAAGACGCCTTTTAAACGTGAGCGGAAAACAAAGAAGGAATCATTAAAAGAGAAAG CTAACCCAGTAATCTCTGCTCGTGTGGGAACATTGCGGAGGAAACGCCAGGTGCGTGACTACCTGGAAGCCATGCCCAAAGAAGACATGGATGATGTTTTTAGCTCTGCTTACATGCAGAGTAAACGATTTGAG ATGTCATCTATGTGTACGAGTGATCATGACTTCTCCTTGTCGGACCCAGAGCCCCTGACCCCCAGGCCCACAGGGTTCCCTGAAGCCAAGACCCCCCAGTGCTTACACATCACCCCTGGCATGATGGGCTCCAGCAGCAG GAACTATGATGACAAGTATGTGTTCCAACTTCAGAAGAGGATGAAAAATCATTACCAgtttaatgtggaaaaacatGCTAAAAAG GGTAAGGCAAACTTCACTCCTACTGCGTCTGTGAAAAAAACTATGAGAAGATGCGGTAACACAG aaaATGACACCTTTGTGGTATGGGAGATGTTTCCAGACAAAGAAACCCAGGCTGAcagtgatgaagaggaagaTTTTTACTTCTCAGAAAACTAG